Within Hydra vulgaris chromosome 02, alternate assembly HydraT2T_AEP, the genomic segment AAATTTAAATTTCGAATTCTACAGACAAACTGTCCATACATAAATCATAAATCCTAATACTTTAATATATCTATTCTTAGctgtattttttaaacctttttgaaaattttatttttaacgtaataaaagctttttgataataatatttaaaaatgcttaacaaaaagattttgataaaagtAACTTAAACTTATGCTAAGTGCTCACTCAGCTGTCTGAAAAGGTATACCAAAGGATGCAAACTTTGTGCAGCGACACCACAGCTTCTATTACTGGTTGTCTTAATCGAGCTTGCGTTTTATTAGAGCAGTTAATAAAACTTGATCTTATGCATCTGCCCTGTCAACACCACATCTTTGAATTAGTAAATTTGAATCTAATAACAATCTTGTGTCATCACAAGAGCAGACGCTCATCAACTAGCTTCATCATAAACAAgttgaacaaattttaaaacaaccaaTAGactttaataatgaaaataataaacattaaataattaataattattaaaataataagaaaataatatttataaatatttatagttagtAAATGTATAAAGCTAGTGATGTTacaatttataacataaatatactttcatacaaattttaataaattttttaaacttttgaaatattaattataatttatgtattcaCATACTGATCAAACTGTAGAACTTATGTTCAAGCTGCTCAAGCTCTAGTTTGATCAGTATGTGATCAGCTTCAAGTTTgagcaataatttttattttaattttaaaataaatttactttaagtaaaattttttgggtttgtattttttatagaagGCCTCAAAATATTATGTTGGCTTAGGGTCTTAATACTGCTTAATCCGGCCTTGTGTACACTATAAGACTTGAGTCATTTTGAACTTTATACCTATTATAACATGAATATgtctttttttaacacaaaacatttttatacattagttttactatttttatttacatcattaaacttttatctcatattgttttctaaattaaaaagctgtatatatatatatatatatatatatatatatatatatatatatatatatatatatatataaatatatatatatatatatatatatatatatatatatatatatatatatatatatatatatatatatatatatatgtatgtatatatcatGTTTTGTTTACTAGCTGCTTAGTTAACACATTGCTATGTTTTTTTAAGTGTCTAGAAACGTCAACTTTtcgaaaaaactttttttcacaaACTGGACATGAGAAAGGTCTTACTCCAGAGTGTCTTCTTAGATGCGTCAGCATATTTGAAGATTGGCTAAATAATTTGCAACATATGTTGCACGAGTATGGTTTATCTCCAGTATGCATAACAGAGTGTTTTCTTAGATCAgagtttcttaaaaattttttgccacATTCTAAACAAGTAAATGGTTTGTTATCTGTATGAGTGACTAAGTGTGTTGCTAAACTAGATTTACGTTTGTAAGATTTGTTGCATGTTTTACAAACAAACTTTTTCTCATTATAAACATTCAAAGAACTGTGGTTCATGAGGTCTAAATAACGGCATCCAATAATTGAAGTTTCACCGTTCTTTAACGATATAATTGGTAGTTTATCATTTGTTGCCGTTTTTAAATCGtctttttcattatttacaaaatcttCTTCTAGGTCGAATGATTGAAAGCTACCCAATGAAGAGTGTTCTATAAATTAAATTGCAAAtgtaatttgattaaaatacaGTTTCTTTTATGATTAgctttataatttatgtaaccaacaccaatagtaataataataataatataacaataataatgacaacaacaataataatattgataacaataataacattagTAACGGtgattttgttaataataataataatagattattgtaaatataataaataaaagcgGTGAATCATACTA encodes:
- the LOC101240971 gene encoding zinc finger protein GFI1 homolog pag-3 isoform X2, translating into MLNEEFWEVYGNNEEIDDFEHSSLGSFQSFDLEEDFVNNEKDDLKTATNDKLPIISLKNGETSIIGCRYLDLMNHSSLNVYNEKKFVCKTCNKSYKRKSSLATHLVTHTDNKPFTCLECGKKFLRNSDLRKHSVMHTGDKPYSCNICCKLFSQSSNMLTHLRRHSGVRPFSCPVCEKKFFRKVDVSRHLKKHSNVLTKQLVNKT